The segment AATTAGGAAATTACCATTCCCGATATCAGTACTATAGCAATAACTATCATCATTATTAAATCCCCTTTGTAGCTGATGACAAGGCCAAACGTAGCTACATGGCAAGCCCAACCCATGATGGGCGGGTTTCTCCtccaatttttaaatttgaaatttggctCTCTTCATCTGGTGATAGTTATACGAGTTCATCATTAGACTTGGTTTTTTCCAGTCTCCAAGATCTCCTTGGTGATCATAGGCAGCAAATCAGGGTTCCTCCAACATTGTAAGCCGTTTTGCAGCCTTCCCATCGCAGCTATAGAGTCAGCAACAACATTCCCTTCTGTGAAGATTTGGCGGATGGTGAAATCATCAAGGTTAGTCAGAAGCATCCTAGCATCCCTCAAAACGGAATCCACTTTCCATCCAGCAATAGATCTACCCCTAATTGCTTCCACAATGATTTGCGAGTTGTCTTCAATTTCTAGATGTTTAATGTCAATAGTAGTAGAAAATCTCAAACCCAAGAGGATAGCCATTCCCTCGGCTTGAGTGATAGTATGGTTCTTTAGGCTGCCTGCATAGGCTGCAACAATATTCCCATGGTGGTCACAGATGACTCCACCACCTGCTTGGCAAGCATTTTGGGCAgacccatcaaagttcaatttgtacCAATGGCGGTTTGGGGCTAACCATTTGGTCTTTTTCCTGTTGATCTTTGTACTGTTGTTGAAAACTTCAAACTCCGGGGGGAGCTTCCATCGTTCAACAATTTTTTTGTCCATCGGGTTAGGAGGATTATGGGGGTTTTCCACTTAGTCACTGATATATTATCTAAAATCATCTTGAAGCAATTGTAGAAGACTTTATCCGAGGGGGGATTCAACATCTCTGAAGattctgttatttctttctttccagacacCCCAACAGATATGGGGAGGGATCCGCCTCCATAATTGGAGAATTAGGGGGTGGTGGGAGGGAGGTGTCCATACAGTGACAAATTGATTAATGCTATCCTAAAAAACCCATTGCATACCACATTTTTCAAGGGTAATAGTCCACAGGTGTCCCACAAAGGGGCAGTGGATGAAAAGATGGTTAATAGTTTCCTCTTCAACTTTACATAAAATGCATCTATTGGAAAGTTGAAAACCCCTCATTTTTAGATTGTCCTGAGTCAAAAATTTTCCATGCATTAGGGACCACCAGAAGAAGTTAACTTTTGGGATCGACCGTGAATTCCATATCTTCTTTCAACACTCAACATCGCCATTGGGTCTCAGAAGTTGTCTATAAGCAAAGACCGAAAAAGCCCTTGACTGGGTCCTCTTCCAAATGAATCTGTCATCTTGGGGAGATAAGGGAATTCTGCATTCCAACATAAGATCCTGCAGCTCCAGAGCAATGGGTAACATGTTAGGTTGATTAGAAAAGATCTAGGCTATGTTCTTCCATCTTCCTCTTCCCGGCTCCATGTAATCAACAATGTACTCCCTTAAGTGCTGCTTTAGGGGATACATTAATTGGCGGAATCGAGAATCCACTAGAAGTTTGTCATccacccaagagtcttcccagaa is part of the Cryptomeria japonica chromosome 10, Sugi_1.0, whole genome shotgun sequence genome and harbors:
- the LOC131077831 gene encoding uncharacterized protein LOC131077831, which produces MDKKIVERWKLPPEFEVFNNSTKINRKKTKWLAPNRHWYKLNFDGSAQNACQAGGGVICDHHGNIVAAYAGSLKNHTITQAEGMAILLGLRFSTTIDIKHLEIEDNSQIIVEAIRGRSIAGWKVDSVLRDARMLLTNLDDFTIRQIFTEGNVVADSIAAMGRLQNGLQCWRNPDLLPMITKEILETGKNQV